In the Zingiber officinale cultivar Zhangliang chromosome 5A, Zo_v1.1, whole genome shotgun sequence genome, CCCCTCATCGGATGCTCCGTAGCCTTCTACAAGAACCGCGACAGACTTCTTGACTGGTACACTGACCTCCTCGCGTCATCTCCCACGCAGACCGTCGTGGTCCACCGGCTAGGCGCCCGGCGCACCGTGCTCACCGCCGACCCGGCCTGTGTCGAGCACGTCCTCCGCTCCAACTTCGCCAACTACCCCAAGGGCAAGCCCTTCACCGAGATCCTCGGCGACCTTCTCGGCAGCGGCATCTTCAACGCCGACGGCCAGCTCTGGCACGCCCAGCGCAAGCTCGCCAGTCGTGAATTCACCGTGCGGTCGATGCGCGAGGGCCTTATCACCGAGCTCGAGGCCGAGACCGGCGGCCGACTGCTGCCTCGCCTTCGGGCCGCCAGCGTCACCGGACGCTGCGTAGACGTGCAGGACCTGCTCCGGCGGTTCGCCTTCGACGTCATCTGCCAAGTTTCACTCGGGATGGACCCCAGCTGCCTCGGAGGCGATCTGAGGTTTCTCCGTTACTCAATTTAGTGATCACGATTTACTTCATTTCTAAGTTAGAAATGggtggaaaaaatatataaaattttaaaattttaatatgatattgataTACAATTTAATATTTCgctatttaatatatttaaaattaatatacttatgattttttttttatattaaaatttttgatacgATATATCATATAAAATTTAtacgataaattaaataaaaaatcatttatttaatttatttactattttaataaatatttatttattattgcaGCAACGCTTTATTGCCGGAGTCGGAACTAGCGAGGGCTTTCGAGGTGGCATCGGCAATCAGCGCGCGACGTGGTACGGCACCGGTGGCCGTGATTTGGAAGCTAAAGCGGGCGCTAGGGATCGGAACGGAGCGGAAGCTCCGGGACGCGGTGAGCCTGATCCACTCCCAAATCATGGAGCTGATCCGGGAGAGGAAAGCGGAGATGGAGAAGGGCGGCGTGGTGGAAGAACGTAGCAGCAACGACGACTTCTTGACGAGGTTGATTTCCAGCGGCCAGAACGAGGAGTCGGTCCGCGACATGGTGATCAGTTTCCTGATGGCCGGGCGGGACACCACCTCCGCCGGGCTGACTTGGTTCTTCTGGCTCATCGCGCGCCACCCGGCCGCGGAACGCGAGATCGTGGACGAATTGGGGCGGCTCGGAGGGCGATTGGACTACCATTCGATCAAGGAAATGAGGGTTTTGGAGGCGTGCCTCTGCGAGAGCATGCGGCTTTTTCCCCCGGTGGCGTGGGATTCCAAGCACGCCGCGGCGGCCGACGTGCTCCCGGACGGGACGAGGGTCGAAGCGGGGGACCGGGTGACGTACTTTCCTTACGGGATGGGGCGAATGGAGAAGATTTGGGGGGAAGGGTGCGGGGGGTTCGACCACAAGATGTGGCTGGAGGCGGACGGGAACGGAGGGTCGGTGGTGGCCAGAGCGTCGCCGTACAAGTTCCCAGTGTTCCAGGCGGGGCCGAGGGCGTGCCTTGGGAAGGAGATGGCGATGGTGCAGATGAAGTATGTGGCAGCGGCAATGCTGTGGGAGTACGAGCTGAAGATGGTGGAGGAGCAAACGCCGGTACTGGTGCCGCTGCTGACGGCGCACATGGTCGGCGGGCTGCAGATGGtggtgaggaggaggaagaatagAAGTGGCGAATGCGATGCATCCTCCCAAATTAAGaaataatatttatttgtttatcctTCATATCATTGTCGATTATTAGTCCGTCTAAGTTGATGGCCCATGGTCCAACCAGATCGACCCGCTTGGGCTTGCACCCTTACGGGATGGCCATGGTGGGCTTAGATTGACACACCGggttaaggaaaaaaaaaaatctaaaatttaaaaatttaaattgaagtAGAAAACCAAATGAACTAGTGCACTTcaaacttaaacatttcagtatttttattttattttacttttttacAAGGCCGAGAGTTTACTCGTCTAATTTCTAATCCGtcttgaatttaattaaattgaggaTTTCTAACTTACTAAAATGACAAGCCAGCTCACCCCGTATGATGAATTTTTTACAAATTAACCTACCTCATCATTGATTTGTTTGACAGTGCTAGCTACATCTACGAGTCCTCTTTTGCCACACTAATAGATAATATTATAATACACGTTCTAGTAGGATATGCTAGTTTATACATGATCCATgatcaaataatatttatttaaaatgtaaTGAGTATCATGAATCTTTTATGTGATTTCTTTCAATCCCAACAAATGATATTAAAACTATAATCCAGATCGAATGTCATATGGGTAGCCTTAAATAAAGTTGAAGGGAGACTTGGAGTATGTCGAAAGTGATCGAATACTTACAGAGAAATTTGGAGAAGGTCAAGAGTGATTGGATGATATGTCAAAAGTGACCAAATATTTACAAGGAGGTCCGGAGTAAGTCAAGAGTGACTAGACACTTGTCAGGAGATCTAGCACAAGTTAAAAGTAACTAAATGCTTGTAGAGAGACttggaccatgagagtaatgatgATCCAtgtgtttgaggggaggattaatCTCCCTAACAACCAAGACTAATCTCCTTAACAGATCCGATCTCATAAGAGCAGCAAAAAACTCAAAGACAAAAATAGtaagaaaaaaacacaaaaatagaTCTATGATCTTCGGAGAAAGGCGTAAAAGAACCGATACCTGTGAACGACGAACAGGGGCGCCGCTACTCTCTCCCAGAACTCGGCAGAACCGAGACCGAAGCAAAGGACGAAAGCAGATAATCGAAGATTAACGGAAGCTCGGATCGGCTTTCCCGCTTCTGTCTGCTCCTGCTTATAACGCAGCCTTCGCTTCATTAAAGGCCTTCCCAGCGTTTGATCGAGGAATCAGAATCAGCGCATCCCGCGACGCCATCCCACTCCCCCCAGTCCACGTGGATCTCTCTCATTTACCAGATTTCATTGGGACCCATCGGGGACCATGACGCGCTTTCGAATAGTCCGATGGCTGGCCAAACATGACCGGACGAACAGATACGTGGAAGCGGTCTCAACCAACGGTCGAGATGGCGTCCCCATCGCAGTGCGTTAGACGCCACGTACTTCCTGAAAGAGGAACGCGTTGTAGTTATCCGTCTCCGGGCGAACCGGGGAAATGCACAACAGATGTCGCTCCAGGCAGATGGAATTCCTGTGGGTCCCGCGATCCTCATCCAATGGCTGAACAGGTTTGCCTAATAGCTGTTGCGGATTCCGAAAGTGAGTGTCATTAACGACATTAAATCATCTGTCCCCAAATTTTTCTGTCCCCGTATCTCCTTATCGATCGGATGGATCAGATTATATCTCAAGGATGCTTTACATATCACGAGAATATTACATATattttaaagatgtcatgatgtctTAAGATGTAATTTGATCCATCTGATCGACAGGGGACacaaggataaaaaaaaaaaaaaaaaaaattagagacaGCAAATTTGATCTGGTCATTAACTAGATAATTTTGATGACTCAAATCGTGAATTACAATATATATTTCATGAGGTCATTGCATGGCCGTTGTCATAATAGATGGAGGTCCATATTCTTGACCGTGATCATAAGTTTCTGTCCTCTCTCAGGATAgtcattatttaaaaataaagtcaCTCGGCAGGTAATCTATCATCCCCATATAATATAATGAATAttgtttaaaaatataattatttataatttatctctCTGTAAATAATTATAGAATCGATTATATAAGGGCGCTTGACCTTTGCCACCCAAAGTTATTTTCCAAATATGAGAAATTGGGAGGTttcgtattaaaaaaaaaaatctcttaaaagAAAAGAGTTTCAATTTCATCTTTTTAGAAGGGAGGATATTGTTCTCTAGTTCTAGTGTAGACATTTACGACATGCTTTGCTAAATTTGACTGAGTGGAAAATGGGTTGTtaaatgaaaaaagaaaattttagaatataTTTTAGCACCCATTTAaagttgtaaaatttttaaaacacgtacttaatttttcaatttttagaagaacATATTTGTTCCTCATTTTATCCTTCCTGCCCATCAATATGGCCTGCTAATCAATCTGATGAATTTTAAAGAACAATATTATTATGGTATTGCATTTCCGACATCGATACCAATATAGTGTTACACTTTACAAATCAACACTACATGCAACACAATACTAGTATTATGTTTTTGAATGCAACTTCAAAATAATTGACAAGAGTAAAATGAAAAATGCAGGAAATTAGGGGACATTCGGTTTACGTTTTCCACgctgttttctgttttcattttctgataaAATAGAAAACGCGTTTGGTTTACGTTTTTcacgttcatttttaagaaaataagagagcgttttctaagaaaacgaaaaacgcagaaaagtcattttctaaaaaacgaAAAACGcgtgtttttcagaaaatgaaaatgaaaatggggcAAACCAAACACACCTTGTTTTGTTTGatccttttctattttttttttaaatagaaaacATGTTTGGTTGATAATTTTTACCtatattttctagaaaatgaGATACCATTTTCTAGAAAATTAGAAAATGTCTAAATATCGTTTTCAGAAAAAATGAAAATGCGGTCGAAAAATTGAAAAACGTGGTGTTCGAGTCCTCCCGACTTGAGTCAATTTTTTCATCTTCTTTGATCTTATCGTCGTttttttcctcctcttcctcccaaCTCTCGTGCCGCGCTCCTCTCCCCGTGCCCTAAAACGGCACTTCCGCAGCTCCTCTCCCCTTGCCCTAACGTCGCACTTCCGCCGCTCCTCTCCCCGTCCCTAACCTCACGCTTCTGTCGCACCACTGCTTCTCCTTCGCCCCCTGTTGCTCACACATCGCACGCCACCCCTTTGCTAGTTTCGCATCCCGTCTGTCGAGCTCGCCTCCTCCATATTTTCCCGTGATCCCTTCCGTTCGTTGCCTCCTTGACACATTGCGCGCGGTCCCCTTCCGTCCGTCGCCTTCTCCATAAATTGGGCGTGCAGTCACTTCCATCTATTGGGAATTCGAGGTAATTTTAGCTTAGGTCTTAAAGGATTCAGCTTAGAAGCAGGCATCATTTAGCACCAGAATGATTATAACTTAAATTCCAACTTGTATCAATCAGAAATATTATAAGAACTTGGCACAAAATCAGATCTTGAACGTTTCTTGCTGATTCAGTGTCTGAATTCATTGGTAGGGTCTCACTTGTAGCTTGTTACTTCCCTGATGCAAACTATCATGTTTTGAGTTTCACATGAAGATGAGTGGATCAAAgttgaatgataatttttttttcttagttgAATTCTTTATAGCTCGTAAGACATTCTATAAAATATCGCCATGACTTGTGGAGTTAATCTTGTATTGCAATTTGAATCATACTATTTGCATGCATTGTTTAGAAAGAGACCTGCCATTCTTTCTCATTTTTCATTAATTCTACTGATGTTACTGTTCTTCATTCAATTTGTGCCCTTAAATATGAAGACAATTGTTTTATATAAGACATTATGGGAGGGCATAATCCGAGTATCGATATGGAGAAATATGAGTGGTCAAAGGCTAATGTTGTCATGTTTGTCGAGATCATTTATGATAAAGTAAAGCACAATAAGTTACAAACATCTACCTTTAGTAATGTGATTTGGGAGGAGATCAACAAAGAATTATACCAAGCTACGAAGACGAATTATGATGTCGATAGGCTCAAAGGTAAATGGAATCGTCTACGCATCAGACAATGACTTTTTGCTGCATTGCTTGCTCATACTGTTGTGACAATGGATCCAGACTCCGGTAAAGTGAATGCACCAGAGGAAGTGTGGGCAGAATTTTATATGGTAAATATTTTTATCCattcaattatatatttttattgtatGCTAGTGTATAATAAAATGCTTTCCTAATCAATGgtacaaaaaaataaaagggagtaCAAGTCAATACGAAAGGAAGGCTATGATCATTTTCACATTCTTAGCAAGGTTTTTGGTGGgacaacaacaacaagtgatATGGATAGGGCTTCTACTCAATTACCTCCCACATCTGATGAAGAGAGAGAGAGCTTGAAGAAACATTCATTAATAGAGGTGTCAACTCATTTGATGAAGTCGTTGATGACGAGAATGAGGATGTCAGAGGGGAACCTAATAATCGACAGTGTCATGTTGCAGAGTCGTCCAATAGTCATCGACGTAAAGATCCTAAACTTTCAAGAATTGAAAAATATGAGGCTTGTATGGACAAATGGAGTAATACCATGGAACAGCTGAGTGGAGAATCTATTACTAGGCAAAAATACCTGGAGTTGAGGGCTGCTAAGTTAGAACGTGAACAAGATATATCTTGCTCTTCTGGAACTAGCGTGTTCAATGATCCATACTCTATAGATATGTGCATGTAGATTTTAAATGGGATGGATTCATTATCTACCCAATCATACACAAAAGCTACGGAAGCTTTCCTTAAACCTGGTCTGCctgaaattttcatgaaaattctaTCAAATAGGAGAGCTGAATGGTTGGATTGCCTCAATCTTGAGCATGTGTAGGATTATATGTTGCCAAGTTGATGGGGAGTGCTTTTATTACATAGCCGAAGACTACTTAATGTTAATGaagtttgtttgattttgtggcTTGAATATTGAAGACTTGTTTGATATTTTGGAATTTAATGTTGAAGCTTATGTTGAGCTTTTCAATATGAATTGTTTATTGGGTGTTTATGTGATAATTCTATTGGTAATTTGATACATGTGTGTTGATTTTAATATTGGTTTGTTGCAGATCATGTCAAGTTCTGATGATGAATATGATGAATTAGGCCTAGATATTAATTTGCTGATAGTTTTGGGTATTGCAAATGATTGTTTTCATGACATGATGACTGAATATCTTGGATACATTGACCGAATGCCGTGTCGAACTTCATGTCTTACTCGGAGGATGTATATACAAGAAATACTTGATGGGCACCCCCAAGTTTGCTTTGACAATTTTCGTATGTCAAAACATGTGTTTGTGAATTTCTGTAGTACACGCAAAGAGATGAATCTATTGCAAGATGGAAAGAAAGTTACGGTTGAAGAAGGTGTGGCTGTGTTCTTACTAATTGTCGGGCACAACACAATACATCGGATATGTGCAGATCGATTTCAACATTCATTCTACACCAGTAGCAAGTGATTCAAACGAGTTCTACGAGCTGCTTGTACCTTGGGCACATATATTATTCGACCATATGAACACAATGGCGTCCATCCTCACATATTGAACAATCCAAAGTGGTTTCCATATTTTAAAGTACATATGCTACACTAATGTGTCTACTTACATTAACAATTTATCCTTACTAACACATTGTGCATTTTTAGAATTGTCTTGGAGCTATCGATGAGACTCACGTGTCGGCATGGACATCATCATCAATTCAGACATCTTTTCGTGGTAGAAAGGTCATTGTTACACAAAATGTGATGCTTGTATGCAACTTCGATATGTTTTTCACATTTGTGTATACTGGTTGGAAGAGGGCAGCAAATGATTCTAGGGTGTTCATAGACGCATTGACAagacatgaaaataattttcctaaACCTTGTGGTGGTAAATAACATATAAATCTCTCTATATATATTCATTTATGTTGATGTTTTACATCATTAATTTGGAGACAATATATGCAGATCAATTTTATCTTGTTGATTCTGGTTACCCAAACATGTCGGGGTTTCTCGCTCCATATCGAGGTCGATGCTATCACTTGCGAGATTATCGGGGGCAAGGGAGGCCAAGGGGGAAGGAAGAGTTATTCAATTATAGGCACAGTACGTGTCGTAATATTATAGAGCGGTGCATTGGGGTGCTCAAAGCAAGGTTCCAAATTTTAAAAGATATGTCAAACTATCTAATTACTAGGCAAAGATTAATTCCAGTTGCATGTTGTGCGGTGCATAATTTCATACGTCGACATCATACAATGGATAATTTGTTTATGGAATACTCTTCTGATGATATGCTCATGTCTGGGGTTGAAGGTGATTTTAATGATCAAGAGCCGATTTCAATTGATTCAAGCCAAACAACTCAAATGGGAAATGTACGTGATGAAATTGCAAGTAATATATGGAATGATTATATAGAGCACCCCTCAAGTTTGCAATGACAGCTTCTACCCAGCCTTAGTTTTCCCTTGAAAAATCAGTCTATTACTATAGGTAGCTTGCTACAGGTAGATAAGCATTTGGTCAGGACTAGGTTGCTTTACCTTTTTTATGATTGCTCTAGTTGTCTATAGCTGGTTAGTGATAATGTTTCACCTAAACTGAATATTTTGTCTATCATGGAAGTTTATTTGTCATGGTACCACAGCCACTGCAGTTTATCATGGAAGTTTAACCAAAACTCATATATTAGTCGATGTAAATTTTAGGCTTAAATATAGATTCTATGAATCAAAACCTTTTCCAATTGGATTCTCAAAAAACCACTGAACTAGAGGGAGCCTGACACATTGAGGCCATTCTTCAAAGTTGAGAGTTTCCTTTCTATCAATTTCCTTTTTATCTTCTGAAATCTTACTAACAAATGTATTCTTCACCGATGAAAGGTCTGAAAGCGAGGCAATTGTTTCGCTGTGATACCATATTCTCttattatatatatggattgagATTTCATTGACAGATAAAAGGAATGGAGATCTTCTGGTAGACAATGCCAAAATGATATTGCTTGTTCTAAAATGAAATTGTTTTGGTGGCTAGCTCTAGATCTTTTCCATTCACTTGTGAGTTCATTTAGCCTGGCATGAGCTAATGCAGCAGAGCAAGCATGCATAGAACTCTTCTCCCCCTTCGAGCCAAATATGACATAGGATAATAATCTTTGATGTAAAATTTAGTAGTAATTTTCCTTGTCTTATAGTTTAGAATATAGAATCTTTGTGAGAGAATGAATGAAGTTGTATCTAGATTTGGATGCTATACTTGCTGCAGCTGGTAAatgttttgtttatttatttatcttctcCAAGACTTTAATCTTGCCTTATGTTTTAGAACTTAGAATCTTTTATTGTGAGAATGAATGAAGTTGTAAATGAGTGAGCAGGTGTGTGTACCCATTTGCAATAACTGTGGGCCTTTGGCTGTTAAGTTGTTCAGCTGCTCATTCAAGGTTGTTTACTTGTGTGAATCTGAACGTGATGATTTTTCTTGCCAGGTTCTTAGCGTTGTAGGTTTAAACTTCCAAGCTATGCTCGTCGGTCGGCATGAGTGTTAATATTGTTTCATTCTTCGACGAGCTTATGGAActccttttttttgttttttatattAGGTATTTAAATCTATTCAATTAATCTTAGGATAAATGATCTGATCCTATTTTCACCCACCAAGTAATTTCATAAAGTACAGCGTGGCattttagtttcattcatagttTAATCATTATAGGTGTGGCATGCATCGTGTGAAAATTGAACTCTAGTTGTGAAAAAGATATATCTTGTCTTTTACTGCTACACGGCTACACCAAGCATGTGGGGAGAGCATATGGAACTCATCGATGTGCATATTAGTGGGGAGAGCATATGGAAGCTTAATCCTATATTAGATTAGAAATAAGAATAATTTTGCTATATTAATTTTTCATCTTTGTTTTTTTCTAAATAAGAATAATTTTATTTACCATTTTCCATATTAACCTACCAAACGCATTTTCCAGTTTTCTTTCCAATAAAATAGAAATACAGTTTATCATACCAAACACAATTTTTGTTTTCTAAAAACTACATTAGAAAACATAAAAacagaaatagaaaatgaaaaggagaaaatgaaaaaaatttgcaaaccaaacgcacccttaaagTTAACGAGAAGGATAGTATGGGAAGGAATCGATAGGCTATGTGCGTCCGAGTAACGAGGTACTGTAGAAGAGTACGttaacggacgagaaggaagtacacgatatttccgagggacgagaagccggagcgaaagattactcgagaaggtcagaaaatgggttcggatgagctctattccggatgaccaAGATCACTCAAGTGAGCAAAGCTGGAGCGGAATTCCCGGACAAAAACTCAACTCTGAGTTGACTAGTGTCCGAGTGCCCAAAGCTATTCCGAGTGCCCAGAGTCCGAACGCCAGGAGCTACTCCGGGTGCTAGGACTATTTTTGCCCAGCGAGGTCGCCCTGTAGTCTCTACATTGTGGATTAGCGTCTGCGACGGTCCGAGTGCCCAGagcaggataaaattttatccttttgTCGTTGCGTAGCCATTTGCAAGAAGATGAAATTTGTCATGCTGGGAGCGTCCAAAGAGGGTCCGGACACCCAAACCGTGCCACGTCAGTAAACGGTTAATTTCGACCaatagactataaatagagctctggtatTCTCATTTTTGAATAACACACTTTATACTTCGAACTTCTTTCTAACTTTCATTTACGAGCTTCATTTtagtgtacgaggcttctccgcctccaacaTTTTGTTCAAAAAGGAGATCTTTATAGTGAGCTTATcttccttggagtagcaatcctcttattgccaaccaagtaaaatctatttgtcTTGTACTTATTTtaattctattattatttttttaattaaatgtgtAATTGTGTTAAGCCCGATTGTTTGAGAATGGTATTCGTTATTTTTATTGTGcatggcaattcaccccctcttgttagTCGCAAGGGACCTACAATTATAAAGAGTCCaaccacttcagaaggactaacaacCGAATGAAGCACAAAAGACGATAGTCGGAACAAGCATCCACCTGCCGAAGGTCAAAGGAGACTTCTCAcattggaagaagaaaatggaggtatatttaaaaacttattttgatatatttctaatcttgaaaaatgattttgtagTACCTACCGACAGTAACAGGGagttaaagaaagaagaaagctggATAAAGAAGGAACAAGCCAAGTTTGTGGCCAATgggaaagcagaatttcatcagATTAGTGTGctaccaccacaagaggtaaataGAATCGGAGTCTACATGTCTAcagaagtgttggttgctactcggaaaacctagaggttccactgtacaaaaattttgtacaaaggtctgaacattttcttagctactatgtgttcttttaaattaaatt is a window encoding:
- the LOC121980387 gene encoding cytochrome P450 94B3-like; amino-acid sequence: MAILLCLLLFLVFLNIILQILPIIFCHNKYIPAGGGGPKTYPLIGCSVAFYKNRDRLLDWYTDLLASSPTQTVVVHRLGARRTVLTADPACVEHVLRSNFANYPKGKPFTEILGDLLGSGIFNADGQLWHAQRKLASREFTVRSMREGLITELEAETGGRLLPRLRAASVTGRCVDVQDLLRRFAFDVICQVSLGMDPSCLGGDLSNALLPESELARAFEVASAISARRGTAPVAVIWKLKRALGIGTERKLRDAVSLIHSQIMELIRERKAEMEKGGVVEERSSNDDFLTRLISSGQNEESVRDMVISFLMAGRDTTSAGLTWFFWLIARHPAAEREIVDELGRLGGRLDYHSIKEMRVLEACLCESMRLFPPVAWDSKHAAAADVLPDGTRVEAGDRVTYFPYGMGRMEKIWGEGCGGFDHKMWLEADGNGGSVVARASPYKFPVFQAGPRACLGKEMAMVQMKYVAAAMLWEYELKMVEEQTPVLVPLLTAHMVGGLQMVVRRRKNRSGECDASSQIKK